The Fictibacillus phosphorivorans genomic sequence ATCATGAGATTGATGGCAACTAAGAATATCTATTTCATACCATTCAGCCAAGACGATCCAGTCAAAAAGCAAAATTCATTAGTCGCTCATATGGATACTCTCATTGAAACGATCGAGCTCGCGATTCAAGGGATACAGCTCCAGCCTGTTCTTAGGGTAAGAGATTTAGGATAATCGATGAAACAACAGAAGAAAATCCGTTCATAACACCAAAGTTTATGATAAAATATGATAAATTATATGGATTAACTAGGAGAAACTAAATCTTTGAGTTTCTCCTTCTGTTGTAGATTGCTTACCTTAAACAATAAAGGAGTTAATAAAGTATGAGTCAAAAATCATTTCATGTAGCTGTAGTAGGAGCGACTGGCGCGGTAGGCCAGCAGATGTTAAATACGTTAAGTGAAAAAAACTTTCCAATAAAAAAGTTATCTCTTCTTGCAAGTAAAAGATCAGCAGGACAGGTCATCACATTTAATGGAGAACCTCATACGATTCAAGAAGCAACTCCTGAAGCTTTTGAAGGTGTTGATCTAGCATTGTTCTCTGCTGGTGGTTCTGTATCCAAAGCTCTTGCACACGAAGCGGTGAAGAGAGGTGCGATCGTTGTAGACAACACGAGCGCATTCAGAATGGATCCGAACGTACCACTCGTTGTACCTGAAGTAAATGAAGAAGACCTATTAAAACATAATGGGATCATCGCGAATCCGAACTGTTCAACGATTCAGATGGTCGTTGCTCTTCAGCCTCTTCATGAAAAGTTCGGCCTCAAAAAAGTAATCGTATCTACTTATCAGGCTGTATCAGGTGCTGGAGCTAAAGCTGTTGAAGAACTAAAAGAACAATCAAGAGCAATTTTGAACGATGAACCTTTTGAAGCTTCTATCATGCCTTGTGCCTCAGACAAGAAACACTATCAGATCGCTTTTAACGCAGTTCCACAAATTGA encodes the following:
- the asd gene encoding aspartate-semialdehyde dehydrogenase, whose amino-acid sequence is MSQKSFHVAVVGATGAVGQQMLNTLSEKNFPIKKLSLLASKRSAGQVITFNGEPHTIQEATPEAFEGVDLALFSAGGSVSKALAHEAVKRGAIVVDNTSAFRMDPNVPLVVPEVNEEDLLKHNGIIANPNCSTIQMVVALQPLHEKFGLKKVIVSTYQAVSGAGAKAVEELKEQSRAILNDEPFEASIMPCASDKKHYQIAFNAVPQIDKFEENGYTFEELKMMNETKKIMHLENLEIAATCVRLPVETGHSESLYAEFENGNPSVQEIRELLKTAPGITLQDQPEEQIYPMPAIAAGLPDVFVGRIRKDLDRDNAYHMWVVSDNLLKGAAYNSVQIAESLIKLNLL